The genomic window TTTGTTCGCGTCGGGGTGGTCAGGGCCGTGCCGTTGGCCCGGGCCGGGTATTTCCGTGAATGGTTGGCGCGGGGCTGCGCGGGCTCGATGAATTACCTGGCCCGGTGGCAGGATCTGCGAGCAGATCCGCGCTTGCTGCTTGAGGGGGCCCGGTCGATTATCGTGGTAGCGTGGCGGGATGGGGGCTTGGCAGGCGAGGCACGCGCATTCGAAAGGGCCTGTGAAAGAGGTAGGGCATGGTCGGAGCCACCGGAGGCAGTGGAGACCTCCGGGTCCACGTTCAACCATTCGGGCAACCATTCGGCAGGTCTCGGTCGCCGCGGCGACCTCGACGCTGCCCTACGGCACGGCGTCGATGGTCCTCAGACCAGCTCCGAGCCCGCCAGTGATGAACCTCGGGGGCGCGTGGCGCGGTATGCGTGGGGGCGGGACTATCACCGGGCGGTTCGCAATAGGTTGCGTCGCCTTGGCGACCGGTTGCGGGAAGTCATGGGCGAGCCGCTGCGTGCGCGGGTGTGCGTGGATACCGCCCCGATCATCGAGCGAGAATGGGCTGCCGCCGCGGGGATCGGCTGGATCGGGCGGAACACGATGGTGATCGATTCGCGGATCGGGTCGATGTTCATGCTGGGCGAGATCATCACCACGCTGGAGCTGGAACCGACGCTCCCGGTCAAGGATCTTTGCGGTAACTGCATGCGGTGCGTGGAGGCGTGCCCGACGGGGGCCCTGACCAGGCCTTACCAGATGGATGCCTCCCGCTGTATTTCTTATCTGACCATCGAGCATCGAGGCGAGATTTCGGAGGAGCTATCGCGGCGGATGGGCAACTGGGTGTTCGGCTGCGACGTATGCCAGGAAGTATGCCCGTGGAATCGACAT from Phycisphaerae bacterium includes these protein-coding regions:
- the queG gene encoding tRNA epoxyqueuosine(34) reductase QueG, with product MRRMTPAEKTVLVRELALEAGFVRVGVVRAVPLARAGYFREWLARGCAGSMNYLARWQDLRADPRLLLEGARSIIVVAWRDGGLAGEARAFERACERGRAWSEPPEAVETSGSTFNHSGNHSAGLGRRGDLDAALRHGVDGPQTSSEPASDEPRGRVARYAWGRDYHRAVRNRLRRLGDRLREVMGEPLRARVCVDTAPIIEREWAAAAGIGWIGRNTMVIDSRIGSMFMLGEIITTLELEPTLPVKDLCGNCMRCVEACPTGALTRPYQMDASRCISYLTIEHRGEISEELSRRMGNWVFGCDVCQEVCPWNRHAAGQAAESVNVRNPLVPSPLLSDLCKLDADQYDRFLRGSAMKRATLEMLRRNARIALGNCRGNKKGDGTAE